The Bacilli bacterium PM5-9 sequence AATTAATTATAAAAGTATTAAAAAAATCATATTATTTGATAAAAAAGTACAAGCATCTTGAAAAAGAAGTGTTTAAGATGTATAATAGAGATACTTAATCAAAGAGTTAGATTTAAGTGAGAATTTTCTAAAGGAGGTTTTTGGAATGCCTGCAGTAGTAAAAGAAGAAGAATGCATCGGATGTGCTGCTTGTGTTGGATCTTGCCCAGTATCTGTAATTGAAATGACAGATGAAGGTAAAGCACATGTCGGAGAAGGATGTATTGATTGTGCAGCGTGCGTGGGAACTTGCCCAGTAAGTTGTATTGAAATGGTTTAAAAATAAGTGTTCAAAAAACCAAGTCATTGCTTGG is a genomic window containing:
- a CDS encoding NAD-dependent dihydropyrimidine dehydrogenase PreA subunit (product_source=COG1146; cath_funfam=3.30.70.20; cog=COG1146; pfam=PF14697; superfamily=54862); its protein translation is MPAVVKEEECIGCAACVGSCPVSVIEMTDEGKAHVGEGCIDCAACVGTCPVSCIEMV